CGGCGCTGAAGATCGAGGATTAGCGCCGTTTGACGGGCACTGCGCGTCGCCGTAACATGTTACGAATGCCGACCGAGCCGAAGCGCCCCGTTGCCAAGACAGCCGCCGAGCGCATGCGCGCGCGCCGCAAGCGGCTGCGCGCCAGCGGGCTGCGGCTAGTGCAGTTCTGGGTGCCGGACATGCGCAATCCGAAGGTGCGGGCGCAGATCCGCCGCGAGGTAGCAGCCCTCAGCAAGCATCCGGAAAATGACGCCATCGACGCATGGATCGAGGCGGTCTACGAGATCGGCGATTGAACCTGAAACGCGGCGATGTGGTGCTGATTGTCGCCACCGGCGAGCTTGGCAAGCCGCGTCCCGCTGTTGTCGTCCAATCGGATGCGCTCGAGCAGACGACGTCGATCCTCGTTTGCCCCATGTCCTCCGACCTTGAAAAGGCCGAGCATGTGAGGCCGATTGTCGAACCGTCGGCTGGCAATGGCGTGCGCCTCCGTTCCCAGATGATGACGGACAAGCTCGTCGCGCTTGGCCGCAAGCGCGTGCGGCGGCTCATCGGACGGCTGGAAGCGAAAGATAGCGAGGCGCTGGACCAGGCGCTGCTCTTCGTGCTGGGGCTGGCGCGCTGACTACGCCACCTGCTGCGTGCCCTTGGCCATTCCCGCCATGATCTCTTCCTGCGGCTGCGCCTTGGAAAACAGGTAGCCCTGGCCCTCGTTGCAGCCTTCCGCCTTGAGGCGCTGGAGGTCGCTGTCGTTTTCGATGCCCTCGGCCGTGATCGTGATGCCTAGGCTGTTGCCGAGCGAGACGATCGCCTTGACGATCGCCTGCGAGTCGGCGTTGGCGCCCATGTCGGTGACGAACGAGCGGTCGATCTTGATCTTGTCGAACGGGAACGAGCGTAGGTAGGAGAGCGACGAGTAGCCGGTGCCGAAGTCGTCCATCGAGATGTGAACGCCGAGCGCGCGCAGCGCATGCAGCGTGGCGAGCACCATCTCGGAGCGTTCGAGCAGCAGTGCCTCGGTTATCTCGAGCTCCAGCCGGCTCGCCGGCAGGCCGCTGCGCTGCAGCGCCTCGGCGACGACCGCGAGCAGGTTGCCGGTCTTGAACTGGCGCGGCGACAGGTTGACCGCGACCTTGAGCGGCACCGGCCATGCGGCGGCGTCGGCGCAGGCGCGTTCCAGCACGAAGCTGCCGATCGGCGCGATGAGGCCGGTCTCCTCCGCGATCGGGATGAATTCCGACGGCGGCACGAAACCACGCTCGGGATGCTGCCAGCGCACCAGCGCCTCGAAGCCGGTCGTCTCGCCGGTCGCGAGGCTGACCAGCGGCTGGTAGTTGACCGTCAGCGCGCCGGCATTGACCGCGCTGCGCAGGTCGAGCTCAAGCAGGCGCCGCGACTGGATGCGCGCGTCCATCTCGGCCTCGAAGAAACGGAAGGTGCCGCGCCCGTCGCCCTTGGCGCGGTAGAGCGCGATGTCGGCGTTCTTGAGCAGTCGGTCGGCATCCAGGCTGTCGCCGGGCGCCAGCGCCACGCCGATCGAGGCGCTGATCGCGATCTGATGGCCCTCGAGCTCGTACGGTTCGGCGATCGTCGCCAGCAGCCGCTCCGCCAGGCTGGTGACGTCGGCGGCGGCCGAGACCTCGCTCTGCAGCACCGCGAATTCGTCGCCGCCCAGGCGCGAGACGAGGTCGTCGCTGCGCAACTGCACGGCAAGCCGCCCGGCGACCGCCTTCAGCAGCATGTCGCCGACCGGATGGCCGAGCGTGTCGTTGACCGTCTTGAAGTTGTCGAGGTCGATGCACAGCACCGCCATGCTGCCGCCGTGGCGGGCGACGCGGGCGAGCATCTCCTGCATGCGCTCGTGCAGCATCATGCGGTTGGGCAGCGCGGTCAACGCGTCGTGATGCGCCATG
The sequence above is drawn from the Bauldia sp. genome and encodes:
- a CDS encoding antitoxin MazE family protein, translating into MPTEPKRPVAKTAAERMRARRKRLRASGLRLVQFWVPDMRNPKVRAQIRREVAALSKHPENDAIDAWIEAVYEIGD
- a CDS encoding EAL domain-containing protein; protein product: MRKRRTETNKRKRAGTTTGKRRAAATLSAPGAIAAVIDARAAAEAAVAEANQAHLRLREAIDLLPEGIVFLDAEGRYILWNQKYADIYKRSADLFHLGARLEDTLRVGVDRGDYPEAVGREEEWIAERLQRLHAPYSRHEQTLSDGRVILIEERKTRDGGNIGLRVDITELKQREASFRMLFEDSPVPMFVYSRSDRKIRAANAAAIDHYGFSRQDLIGTPLARIHAGEDAAGLELASEEEQAGRTWIHRKADGDTIDVTVFARRLNYHGVDAVMMAAIDITERRRAEARVAFMAHHDALTALPNRMMLHERMQEMLARVARHGGSMAVLCIDLDNFKTVNDTLGHPVGDMLLKAVAGRLAVQLRSDDLVSRLGGDEFAVLQSEVSAAADVTSLAERLLATIAEPYELEGHQIAISASIGVALAPGDSLDADRLLKNADIALYRAKGDGRGTFRFFEAEMDARIQSRRLLELDLRSAVNAGALTVNYQPLVSLATGETTGFEALVRWQHPERGFVPPSEFIPIAEETGLIAPIGSFVLERACADAAAWPVPLKVAVNLSPRQFKTGNLLAVVAEALQRSGLPASRLELEITEALLLERSEMVLATLHALRALGVHISMDDFGTGYSSLSYLRSFPFDKIKIDRSFVTDMGANADSQAIVKAIVSLGNSLGITITAEGIENDSDLQRLKAEGCNEGQGYLFSKAQPQEEIMAGMAKGTQQVA
- a CDS encoding type II toxin-antitoxin system PemK/MazF family toxin, which translates into the protein MNLKRGDVVLIVATGELGKPRPAVVVQSDALEQTTSILVCPMSSDLEKAEHVRPIVEPSAGNGVRLRSQMMTDKLVALGRKRVRRLIGRLEAKDSEALDQALLFVLGLAR